In uncultured Bacteroides sp., the following proteins share a genomic window:
- a CDS encoding DUF4270 family protein: MKKILFFISLVTLLICTSCHDELSTLGNNWVESDLKNVQTDTCTVRMSTVLLDSINTSNKSVAQIGYYKDDIWGKISGSSYVEYSPSTFTPDENLSYRFDSLTISMKCNGDYVGDTLAPLKVHLYELTENLELNTSGYLYNNSNVSYQSTPFSTINIQPKPNGKNHLEYRLSDDLGKLWFNKMLSRSDDFTSSDNFRKYFKGIAFVPDESSDKSLMGFAINDSSLCINLYYHELGESATDLTVKFTPSTPNYNKVNHDRSNTPLQLLNSGTTVLASDKMSNVAYVQGLTGLYTKIEFPYLNNILEAGQMVSIESATLYLYPVKGSYGVLNPLPSSLALYQSNENNVTEDQIKDVLGSSVQTGSLITDNDLHENTYYSFNITSFLQSSLGTIGVNKKNLQLVIPEDKINSSYQSVVFGDMKHPQSQVKLSILYKVYKTN, translated from the coding sequence ATGAAAAAGATACTTTTTTTTATATCATTGGTTACATTGCTAATATGCACTTCTTGCCACGATGAATTATCTACTTTAGGCAATAATTGGGTTGAAAGTGATCTGAAAAATGTGCAAACAGATACTTGTACTGTGAGAATGAGTACTGTATTACTTGATTCAATCAACACCTCTAATAAGAGTGTAGCCCAGATTGGATATTATAAAGATGATATCTGGGGTAAAATTTCAGGTTCTTCTTATGTTGAGTATTCTCCATCTACATTTACACCTGATGAGAATCTTAGTTATAGATTTGATTCCCTCACTATTTCTATGAAATGTAATGGCGATTATGTGGGAGATACTCTTGCTCCTTTGAAAGTTCATTTGTATGAGCTGACTGAGAATCTGGAATTGAATACCAGTGGATATTTATATAATAACTCAAACGTATCTTATCAGTCGACTCCTTTTTCCACGATTAATATTCAGCCAAAGCCAAATGGGAAGAATCATTTGGAATACCGCTTGTCCGATGATTTAGGAAAACTCTGGTTTAATAAAATGTTATCCAGATCGGATGACTTTACGTCTTCTGATAATTTCAGGAAATACTTTAAAGGCATAGCTTTTGTGCCGGACGAGAGTAGTGACAAGTCTTTGATGGGATTTGCAATTAATGATTCCAGCCTATGTATTAATTTGTATTATCATGAATTGGGCGAATCTGCAACTGACTTAACAGTTAAGTTTACTCCCAGTACTCCTAATTATAATAAGGTAAATCATGATAGGAGTAATACTCCGTTGCAACTTCTGAATTCAGGAACAACAGTGTTGGCATCGGATAAAATGTCAAATGTTGCTTATGTGCAGGGGCTTACCGGACTTTACACGAAAATTGAATTTCCTTACCTGAATAATATATTGGAAGCCGGACAGATGGTTAGTATAGAATCGGCCACGCTTTATTTATATCCTGTTAAGGGTTCCTATGGTGTACTGAATCCTTTACCGTCTTCTTTAGCTCTTTATCAGTCGAATGAGAATAATGTGACTGAAGATCAGATTAAAGATGTTTTAGGTTCCTCTGTACAAACAGGAAGTCTGATTACTGATAATGATTTGCATGAGAATACTTATTATTCATTTAATATAACCAGCTTCTTGCAAAGTAGTCTGGGTACAATAGGTGTAAATAAGAAGAATCTGCAATTGGTGATACCTGAAGATAAGATAAATTCATCTTATCAGAGTGTGGTGTTTGGCGATATGAAACATCCTCAAAGCCAGGTGAAGTTATCCATTCTGTATAAGGTTTACAAAACAAATTAA